The following proteins are encoded in a genomic region of Reichenbachiella sp.:
- a CDS encoding SRPBCC domain-containing protein, whose translation MKNIETEILIDAPIEVVWRVLMNFDAYRDWNPFITVEGDAVLGNKLDVIINMDGRKNFFKPKVVAYEEGRRFEWTGKLLLKGLFAGNHYFKLHPVTEFQTQFIHGENFTGILQGPIMKKVRDKTIKGFVTMNEAMKAYAEEQVI comes from the coding sequence ATGAAAAATATTGAAACGGAAATATTGATAGACGCACCTATAGAAGTAGTATGGCGTGTGCTAATGAACTTCGATGCCTATCGTGATTGGAATCCATTCATTACTGTAGAAGGGGATGCTGTATTGGGCAATAAACTCGATGTGATCATAAACATGGATGGAAGAAAGAACTTCTTTAAGCCAAAAGTGGTGGCTTATGAGGAGGGACGTCGATTTGAATGGACGGGTAAACTTCTACTTAAAGGATTGTTTGCCGGTAATCATTACTTCAAGTTGCATCCTGTCACAGAGTTTCAAACACAATTTATCCACGGGGAAAACTTCACTGGTATTCTTCAAGGACCTATCATGAAAAAAGTCCGCGACAAAACAATTAAGGGTTTTGTGACCATGAATGAGGCTATGAAAGCTTATGCGGAGGAGCAAGTGATATAG
- a CDS encoding response regulator transcription factor translates to MELVSTKMNMDNPPIKLLLVDDHEIFLEGLMALFEGEPSLDIVGAVTGGKEALQKIKAQMPDILVTDLNMPQMSGIELVKSVKSKYPDLKILVLTTNNERKTVSDIAMSEAEGYILKKSQKTELLTAILRIADGGTYYSNEVMNIILERIVKEKKKLEASATLTGRELEILQLIAEEKSSDQIAEELFISRRTVDTHRTNLLRKTNKETVVGLLKYAYQYGLIAL, encoded by the coding sequence TTGGAACTAGTAAGCACTAAGATGAATATGGATAATCCACCCATCAAACTACTACTTGTAGATGATCACGAAATTTTCTTGGAAGGACTCATGGCTTTGTTTGAAGGAGAGCCTAGCCTCGACATCGTGGGAGCCGTCACAGGTGGCAAGGAGGCATTGCAAAAAATTAAAGCTCAAATGCCAGACATCTTGGTAACAGATCTGAATATGCCTCAAATGAGCGGTATAGAATTAGTCAAGTCCGTGAAATCTAAATATCCCGATCTCAAAATTTTAGTATTGACTACTAATAACGAAAGAAAGACGGTTTCCGACATTGCTATGTCAGAAGCTGAGGGTTATATTCTAAAAAAGAGTCAAAAAACGGAATTACTGACGGCAATATTGAGAATAGCAGATGGAGGCACTTACTATTCCAATGAGGTCATGAATATTATTCTTGAACGCATAGTGAAGGAAAAGAAAAAACTTGAGGCTTCAGCCACACTTACAGGCCGTGAACTCGAAATACTTCAGCTCATTGCGGAAGAAAAGTCCAGTGATCAAATAGCCGAAGAGTTATTCATATCTAGAAGAACAGTAGATACACATCGAACGAATTTGCTGCGAAAAACTAATAAAGAGACGGTGGTAGGTCTTTTGAAATATGCCTATCAATATGGCCTGATAGCGCTTTAA
- a CDS encoding sterol desaturase family protein: MEAYAKAVLYIIPVFLLLMAVEAIYGFVVKKNTFRSFDTITGISSGITNSVKDLLGLTLVVIAYSWLYEKLALIEIESTVLVYVICFMCIDFSSYWIHRLRHHVNYFWNEHVVHHSSEEFNMACALRQSISSFFGIYSVLLIPAALLGVPPKVIAIVSPIHLFLQFWYHTRHIPKLGFLEYIIVTPSQHRVHHAINPIYLDKNLAAIFCIWDRAFGTFQEELDEEPCVYGVKKAPQTWNPILINFQHLWLLIKDAWRTSNWLDKFRIWFMPLGWRPADIKDKYPIDYIDDPKDQVKYDTQASKALHIWSWVQLIMTHLFLILMLVNFASIGFPNLFIYGAFLFIHIYASSELMDLKKSAILFEAIKCFGGLYWIWQSGDWFGINAHWEWGSLVVIGYLLISLLLTFGFVVWELNKEKGQLTMSA; the protein is encoded by the coding sequence ATGGAAGCATACGCAAAAGCTGTTTTATATATCATTCCTGTTTTTTTGCTGCTGATGGCAGTGGAAGCTATTTATGGATTTGTAGTCAAAAAGAACACCTTTCGAAGCTTTGATACCATCACTGGTATTAGCTCTGGTATCACGAATTCAGTTAAGGATCTGTTAGGGCTTACTTTGGTGGTCATCGCCTATTCTTGGTTGTATGAAAAACTGGCACTTATTGAGATTGAAAGCACCGTATTAGTTTATGTGATATGCTTTATGTGTATTGACTTCTCAAGCTATTGGATACATCGGCTGAGGCATCATGTGAATTATTTCTGGAACGAACATGTAGTACATCATAGTAGTGAAGAATTCAATATGGCTTGTGCTCTTCGTCAGAGTATATCGTCTTTTTTTGGAATATATTCGGTGCTACTCATTCCGGCAGCACTTTTAGGTGTGCCACCGAAGGTAATTGCCATTGTAAGTCCAATTCATCTATTTCTTCAATTCTGGTATCATACGAGGCATATACCGAAACTTGGGTTTTTAGAGTACATCATAGTAACTCCATCCCAGCATCGGGTGCATCATGCGATCAATCCTATTTATCTAGATAAAAATCTTGCGGCTATCTTTTGTATTTGGGATAGAGCTTTTGGCACATTTCAGGAAGAGTTGGATGAAGAGCCATGTGTATATGGTGTGAAAAAGGCCCCTCAAACCTGGAATCCTATTTTGATCAATTTCCAGCATTTGTGGCTATTAATAAAGGATGCCTGGCGGACGAGCAACTGGTTAGATAAGTTTAGAATTTGGTTTATGCCTTTGGGTTGGAGGCCAGCCGACATCAAAGATAAATACCCAATCGACTATATCGATGACCCAAAGGATCAAGTAAAATATGATACTCAAGCGTCTAAAGCTTTGCATATTTGGTCTTGGGTACAACTGATCATGACGCACCTATTTTTGATTTTGATGTTAGTCAATTTTGCTAGCATCGGTTTTCCGAATTTGTTTATCTACGGAGCCTTTCTGTTCATACACATCTATGCGTCTAGTGAGCTGATGGATCTGAAAAAATCGGCCATACTATTTGAAGCGATCAAATGCTTTGGTGGGCTTTATTGGATTTGGCAATCTGGCGATTGGTTTGGAATTAATGCCCATTGGGAATGGGGTTCCCTCGTGGTGATAGGGTACCTTTTGATTTCTCTACTGCTGACTTTTGGGTTTGTTGTTTGGGAACTAAACAAAGAAAAAGGACAACTCACGATGTCTGCTTAA
- a CDS encoding tetratricopeptide repeat-containing sensor histidine kinase — protein sequence MKASLFCAFLLNATLLFSQNQTIDSLLIVLEKQEDGIEKIDILNQLASEYIRAEPEKTKNYAKQALALSQSQKYSNGEALAYRMLGSFFEGASKYDSAKQMFQKSLSLYKRLENDEGLSDLLNDIGILHYQLSDYEPALTYLKESKGLFKKMGNSYGEGKTNINIGLIFMDKGQTDSSFFYLNQAFLLFKSIDNEFGQAVAKVNIGILMKDAGRYTESVKNYEEAIPIFQSLGNKYNEAKIYTNIGVVYEEQGAFAYALEKYQQALKLYTELDSPEGQIECYDNIGVIHKNLGEYELASMYFLKGLEGNLEQKALYNEVNSYLNLSGLHIEQNQPNQAEEFTTKGLFLADSLGLEKDKAYLLTALGQVKFQQGKYDSANWFCTKGLAIAQRLQYHKIQCAAYIIMAQVTTPLLTQRKYASKAFEIADRYNLLQEVKESTHLLYQYFKLQAQPDSALKYHELYTKAQDSLFNESSTKKITQLASQFEFDQEKEAIANERQKEAFLFNQELERKNTIQWISTAGIISLIVVAFIIGLLYNKKNQINKALAAANIELERLNETKDKFFSIISHDLRSPVEAFTNISLILNRHLKVANYDRVIEIGEKIDQMASNISNLLDNLLCWSMQRQGHFPHVPEKVSVKEIFDENISLFSEPAKMKQVQLVSPTESDLMLWADANSTKTIVRNLVANALKFTQNGQIKLEADLDEDQINIRISDTGVGMNDNQIKRILSQNTVKSSYGTAGESGVGLGLQIVKEFVDRNNGTLTIESEIGKGTTINIFLPSYELTMANEELKQTS from the coding sequence ATGAAAGCCTCCCTATTTTGTGCATTCCTGCTAAATGCCACCCTTCTATTTAGTCAAAATCAAACTATCGATAGTTTACTCATAGTACTCGAGAAGCAGGAGGACGGAATTGAAAAAATTGATATTTTGAATCAATTGGCCTCCGAATATATTCGAGCAGAGCCGGAAAAAACCAAAAACTATGCAAAGCAGGCCCTTGCACTATCTCAAAGTCAAAAATATTCCAATGGGGAAGCACTTGCTTATCGCATGCTTGGCTCGTTTTTCGAAGGGGCAAGCAAATATGATAGTGCAAAACAAATGTTTCAAAAGTCATTATCCCTATATAAAAGACTAGAAAATGATGAAGGGCTTAGTGATCTACTAAACGATATAGGTATACTTCATTATCAACTCAGCGACTATGAGCCTGCACTCACCTACTTAAAAGAAAGTAAAGGGCTTTTCAAAAAAATGGGGAATTCGTATGGCGAAGGGAAAACAAACATCAATATTGGATTGATTTTTATGGACAAGGGGCAAACAGACAGCTCCTTTTTTTATTTAAATCAAGCGTTTCTACTTTTCAAAAGTATTGACAATGAATTTGGGCAGGCGGTAGCCAAAGTCAATATTGGTATATTAATGAAAGACGCTGGCAGATATACTGAGTCGGTTAAAAATTATGAGGAAGCTATTCCCATTTTCCAATCTCTTGGTAACAAATACAATGAGGCAAAAATCTACACCAATATAGGCGTAGTCTACGAAGAGCAAGGTGCATTTGCCTATGCGCTCGAAAAATATCAGCAGGCCTTGAAATTATATACTGAGCTAGATAGCCCTGAAGGGCAGATTGAATGTTATGACAACATAGGTGTTATCCATAAAAATTTGGGAGAATATGAGTTGGCCTCCATGTATTTTCTGAAAGGACTTGAAGGTAATCTAGAACAAAAAGCCCTGTACAACGAAGTAAACAGCTACTTAAATTTAAGTGGTTTGCACATTGAACAAAATCAACCGAATCAAGCAGAAGAATTTACAACTAAAGGGCTATTTCTTGCCGATTCTTTAGGTTTAGAAAAAGACAAGGCATACTTACTCACAGCATTAGGGCAAGTCAAATTCCAACAGGGTAAATATGATAGTGCCAATTGGTTTTGTACCAAAGGTCTAGCAATTGCTCAGCGGCTGCAATATCACAAAATTCAATGTGCTGCCTACATCATTATGGCTCAAGTCACCACACCTCTGCTTACTCAAAGAAAATATGCGTCAAAGGCGTTTGAAATTGCCGATAGGTACAACTTATTGCAAGAGGTAAAAGAATCGACTCATCTTCTTTATCAATATTTTAAACTTCAGGCCCAGCCAGATAGTGCTTTGAAATATCATGAATTGTACACTAAAGCCCAAGATTCACTCTTTAATGAATCTTCCACCAAAAAGATTACGCAACTAGCCTCTCAGTTTGAATTCGATCAGGAAAAAGAAGCCATTGCTAATGAACGCCAAAAAGAGGCCTTTTTATTCAATCAAGAGTTGGAAAGAAAAAATACGATACAATGGATCTCAACCGCAGGTATCATTTCACTCATTGTTGTCGCATTTATTATTGGCCTACTTTATAATAAAAAAAATCAGATCAATAAAGCGCTAGCTGCTGCGAATATTGAATTGGAACGCCTCAACGAAACCAAAGACAAATTTTTCTCAATCATTTCTCATGATTTACGATCTCCGGTAGAAGCATTTACTAATATTTCTTTGATTTTGAATAGGCATTTAAAAGTTGCCAATTATGACCGAGTAATTGAGATTGGAGAAAAAATTGATCAAATGGCATCCAACATTTCGAATCTTCTCGACAATCTACTATGCTGGTCTATGCAAAGACAAGGTCACTTCCCTCATGTGCCTGAAAAGGTTTCCGTGAAAGAAATATTTGATGAAAACATCTCGCTATTCTCCGAACCTGCCAAAATGAAACAGGTGCAATTAGTATCACCTACCGAATCAGACTTAATGCTTTGGGCAGATGCAAATAGTACCAAAACGATCGTAAGAAACCTGGTGGCCAATGCACTTAAATTCACACAAAATGGACAGATCAAGCTCGAAGCTGATTTGGATGAGGATCAAATTAATATTCGAATTTCTGACACGGGAGTTGGAATGAATGACAACCAAATCAAAAGAATACTTTCACAGAATACTGTGAAAAGCTCCTATGGCACGGCAGGAGAAAGCGGTGTAGGTTTAGGACTCCAAATCGTCAAGGAATTTGTAGATAGAAACAACGGAACTCTTACTATTGAGAGCGAAATTGGAAAAGGCACAACCATAAATATCTTTTTACCTAGCTATGAATTGACTATGGCTAATGAAGAACTTAAGCAGACATCGTGA
- a CDS encoding ankyrin repeat domain-containing protein, which translates to MKTINKILLSTAFILLLSTYLFAGPNDDLITACRAGDFQAASKAISAGADANALDKDGKSVISNAFFWPKITQLLINNGADVNGGNYPAIINASNNYSLEVMEILLNNGADPNLPGLIRDERMKPIYDQIEMLETQAASAKGKSKKIYEDGIAALKAQYGDALTGGIKVYALNLTVQATNCVECIDKLMANGAKTDLASGQPLIHIYAAYGNSRQARKELFAQGVDNMKKFGFKIPDWYGALPDDVNARTEEVLKRILSAGIAIDQLNDQGQTALHTALAGGVGNKKEVMLALLNNGADFKIEDPKFGKCFTLAAKTGVVEVAEAMLAKGADMGETSKILDLTIGQSLKGATPIIAATMHNHLEMVKYLVSKGASIKEDAEGFSYNMYTGCATGVKNKSAIYFAIDNQNMEMIKYMVEESGLNWYRPLKVNQLKKTSYTDMGSYTQKTTKCYSDGSYIPSAYAKKIGLGDISKYLKDNKL; encoded by the coding sequence ATGAAAACTATCAACAAAATTTTACTGAGCACTGCATTTATATTGCTTTTAAGCACCTATCTATTTGCAGGACCTAATGACGATTTGATCACCGCTTGTAGAGCGGGTGACTTTCAAGCAGCAAGCAAAGCGATTTCCGCAGGGGCTGATGCAAACGCATTGGACAAGGATGGTAAATCTGTCATTTCTAATGCTTTTTTCTGGCCAAAAATCACGCAGCTGCTTATTAACAATGGAGCGGATGTAAATGGTGGTAATTACCCCGCTATTATCAATGCTAGCAACAATTATTCTTTGGAAGTAATGGAAATTTTGCTCAATAATGGTGCTGATCCGAATTTGCCTGGATTGATACGTGACGAACGTATGAAACCAATATACGATCAGATTGAAATGCTGGAAACGCAAGCAGCTAGTGCAAAGGGAAAGAGTAAAAAAATATATGAAGACGGAATTGCTGCATTGAAGGCTCAATACGGAGATGCATTGACTGGTGGAATAAAAGTCTATGCACTAAACCTTACCGTTCAGGCTACCAATTGCGTGGAGTGCATAGATAAGTTGATGGCGAATGGTGCCAAGACAGATTTAGCTTCAGGCCAACCATTAATTCATATATATGCGGCTTATGGCAATTCCCGTCAGGCTAGAAAAGAGCTATTTGCTCAAGGCGTAGATAATATGAAAAAATTTGGGTTTAAAATTCCTGATTGGTATGGAGCATTGCCTGATGATGTGAATGCCAGAACAGAGGAAGTGCTGAAAAGAATCTTGAGCGCAGGGATAGCTATAGATCAATTAAATGACCAAGGACAAACTGCGCTTCACACGGCTTTGGCCGGTGGAGTAGGAAACAAGAAAGAAGTCATGTTGGCACTTTTGAATAATGGAGCAGATTTCAAAATTGAAGATCCCAAATTCGGTAAATGCTTCACTTTGGCAGCAAAAACGGGTGTTGTAGAGGTGGCAGAGGCTATGCTAGCCAAAGGTGCAGACATGGGAGAAACTTCTAAAATTTTAGATTTAACCATTGGTCAAAGCTTAAAAGGAGCAACACCAATCATTGCAGCCACCATGCATAATCATCTGGAGATGGTCAAATACTTAGTGTCTAAGGGAGCGAGCATCAAAGAAGATGCTGAGGGTTTTAGCTATAACATGTATACTGGATGTGCCACGGGAGTGAAAAATAAATCGGCTATCTACTTTGCCATAGACAATCAAAACATGGAAATGATTAAGTATATGGTAGAAGAAAGTGGACTTAATTGGTACAGACCTCTTAAAGTTAATCAGTTGAAAAAAACAAGTTATACTGATATGGGAAGCTACACGCAAAAAACGACCAAGTGCTATAGCGATGGCTCTTATATCCCTTCCGCATATGCGAAAAAAATTGGGCTAGGAGACATTTCTAAATATTTGAAAGACAATAAACTCTAA
- a CDS encoding OadG family protein produces MTEELRTAFLLMGVGMITVFIVLLCVVIVGKLLIRFVNRFVPALETASQPPAPTSKIAPAKVAAITSAVEIFTKGKGKITNITKMN; encoded by the coding sequence ATGACAGAAGAACTTCGAACCGCTTTCTTACTTATGGGAGTTGGAATGATTACAGTTTTCATTGTTCTACTCTGTGTCGTAATTGTCGGTAAGCTTTTGATACGCTTCGTCAACCGTTTTGTTCCTGCTCTTGAAACAGCAAGCCAGCCGCCTGCCCCTACATCAAAAATTGCGCCAGCTAAAGTGGCCGCAATTACATCCGCTGTTGAAATTTTCACCAAGGGCAAAGGAAAAATTACTAACATCACAAAAATGAACTGA